Proteins encoded together in one Flavobacterium keumense window:
- a CDS encoding sugar porter family MFS transporter — protein sequence MNNKKILYWSIVVALAGFLFGFDTVVISGADKQLQQLWGSSDLYHGLVVMSSALWGTVIGAIFGSYPTNILGRKKTLIIIGLLFFISALGTAFANDSIIFSIFRFIGGIGIGASTIAAPTYVSEIAPAKDRGKLVALYQFNIVFGILIAFTSNFYLQDIGENSWRWMLGIQAFPAFVYTLLVFGIPESPRWIFEYKKDREQAIFILKQVNTDAQVAEEMAAIEKETAQEVKNESIFMKKYRKPLLLAFFIAFFNQLSGINAFLYYAPRIFELAGLEKSASFLSSIGIGAINLLFTMIGISLIDKYGRKTLMYLGSVGYIVSLGLVTTAFFYEWKGMAVPAFFFLFIASHAVGQGAVIWVFISELFPNKLRAAGTSFGTSVHWVLAALIPSFIPFLFKEIGTTTVFAIFCIMMVFQLLWVFFKMPETKGRTLEELSESLSNKE from the coding sequence ATGAACAACAAAAAAATTCTCTACTGGTCCATTGTAGTAGCCTTGGCAGGATTCTTATTCGGTTTCGATACCGTTGTAATTTCAGGTGCCGACAAACAGTTACAACAATTATGGGGTTCTTCCGATTTATACCACGGTTTGGTGGTGATGTCATCTGCTTTATGGGGAACCGTTATTGGCGCTATTTTTGGCTCTTATCCTACTAATATTTTAGGAAGAAAAAAGACATTAATTATCATCGGACTTTTATTTTTCATTTCTGCATTAGGAACAGCCTTTGCGAACGATTCAATCATTTTCTCTATTTTTAGATTTATCGGCGGAATTGGAATTGGTGCCTCGACCATTGCAGCACCTACCTATGTATCAGAAATTGCTCCCGCTAAAGACCGTGGAAAATTAGTGGCTTTGTACCAATTTAATATCGTATTTGGAATTCTTATTGCCTTCACTTCTAATTTTTATTTACAAGATATTGGTGAAAATTCTTGGCGTTGGATGCTAGGAATCCAAGCATTTCCAGCATTTGTTTATACCCTTTTGGTTTTTGGCATTCCAGAAAGTCCGCGTTGGATTTTTGAATACAAAAAAGACAGAGAACAAGCAATTTTTATTCTAAAACAAGTAAATACTGACGCTCAAGTAGCCGAAGAAATGGCCGCTATTGAAAAAGAAACCGCTCAAGAGGTTAAAAATGAATCTATATTTATGAAAAAATACAGAAAACCGTTGTTATTGGCTTTTTTCATTGCCTTTTTCAACCAACTTTCTGGAATTAATGCGTTTTTATATTATGCGCCACGTATTTTTGAATTAGCGGGATTAGAAAAATCAGCTTCTTTCTTAAGCAGTATTGGGATTGGTGCTATTAATTTATTATTTACCATGATTGGTATTTCATTAATCGATAAATACGGTCGAAAAACCTTGATGTATCTAGGTTCGGTGGGTTATATTGTTTCATTAGGATTAGTAACAACTGCTTTTTTCTACGAATGGAAAGGGATGGCTGTTCCTGCATTCTTTTTCTTATTTATTGCCTCTCACGCCGTTGGACAAGGAGCGGTAATATGGGTATTTATATCTGAATTGTTTCCTAATAAATTAAGAGCGGCAGGTACTTCTTTTGGAACTTCTGTTCACTGGGTTTTAGCAGCTTTAATCCCATCATTTATTCCGTTTTTATTCAAAGAAATTGGTACTACAACTGTATTTGCTATTTTCTGTATTATGATGGTATTCCAGTTGCTTTGGGTTTTCTTTAAAATGCCTGAAACTAAAGGAAGAACATT
- a CDS encoding SusC/RagA family TonB-linked outer membrane protein, whose protein sequence is MKNSLLKGLMVLVTILCTSLTYSQDVSGTVSDASGPLPGASVLVKGTTKGAQTDFDGKFTIKNVGSNAVLVFSYIGLKTQEVNVAGRSNVNVTLKEDSAELKEVVVIGYGSVKKKDATGAVDQLSAKSFDNVGAPSPADLLRGKVSGVQVTSASGEPGAGASIRIRGNSSIRSGNGPLIVVDGVPLDGGDVSAGGSDIGLGASSARNPLNFINQNDIESMSILKDASSTAIYGSRGANGVIVITTKKSKSKEPQLTYSNSFTFSTLSSNLTMMDATEYASRVASGDVTRKAAAIADALANGKSQAEANAAGEAAKFDQGGRSYNWEDAILQSGLTSNHDLAFTKSTENSSTRFAVGASNTEGIVKNTGLDKYTLAFNNSNDFFGGALKVDTKVNYASLRDKASLISNNAGYIGNVIGAALYWNPTLPIYNTNGSYYTKSNTYINPVHLLNAYTDYTNTNKLLASIKSTLKLNDNLNYQFLFGIETSNSARKFQLNPTIDIQNVAQATPPGASSAKFGQAGISNVEKFNKTFEHTLNYNKTFNDNFVMDALLGYSYYQYNANGNDVSAKGFSANQMNLIDNIEGGLQNEYRASSWKNQVELQSFFGRVNATLYKKFLVTATMRADGSTKLGKNNKYGSFPSVGLGYKVFEDKAGLVNSLKLRANYGITGNQEFAVNSAVARASYGNNGSLNVDTNANPDLKWETTTSSGVGVDFGLLNNRLTGTVDYFQRDTQDLIFPVPSAATQPGPPSPRFVNLPGNLINKGLEVSANYKIIDSEKLTWDVAANASFLSNKMENFAGFIQAGALNGQGLTGAYAQVVTNNQPIYSYYMYEWRGYDSTGASIYADAAGADASLGLAAKKLVGKQGLPKMNLGFSTNVTYKNFDAAVSFYGAFGHYLYNNTSNAYFFKGAFEGGRNVPSSVATSAQAQGDPNSPSTKYLEKGDFLRMGNLTVGYTFNGAALEKMKIKSARFFVNGQNLLLFTNYSGFDPEVNTDKSMNGVPSAGIDYLSYPRSKAIALGLNVTF, encoded by the coding sequence ATGAAAAATAGTCTACTTAAAGGCTTGATGGTACTAGTAACCATCCTATGTACAAGTTTGACATACTCGCAAGATGTGTCAGGTACCGTATCCGATGCTAGCGGACCTCTTCCAGGGGCTTCTGTTTTAGTTAAAGGAACGACAAAAGGAGCGCAAACAGATTTTGATGGTAAATTTACTATCAAAAATGTGGGCTCAAACGCAGTTTTAGTTTTTAGTTACATTGGTCTTAAAACACAAGAAGTAAATGTAGCAGGAAGAAGTAATGTAAATGTTACTTTAAAAGAAGATTCAGCAGAATTAAAAGAAGTAGTCGTAATTGGTTACGGTTCTGTGAAGAAAAAAGATGCTACAGGAGCAGTTGATCAATTAAGCGCTAAAAGCTTTGACAACGTAGGAGCTCCATCTCCAGCAGATTTGTTGAGAGGTAAAGTTTCTGGGGTTCAAGTAACTTCTGCAAGTGGTGAGCCAGGAGCTGGTGCTAGCATCAGAATTCGTGGTAATTCATCTATTCGTTCAGGAAATGGACCGCTTATCGTGGTTGATGGTGTGCCATTGGATGGAGGAGATGTTTCTGCAGGTGGTAGTGATATTGGTTTGGGAGCTTCTTCTGCAAGAAACCCATTGAACTTTATCAATCAAAACGATATCGAGAGTATGTCGATCTTGAAAGATGCGTCATCTACTGCTATTTACGGTTCTCGTGGAGCAAATGGGGTAATTGTTATTACTACCAAAAAATCAAAATCTAAAGAGCCTCAATTAACGTATTCTAACTCATTTACATTTAGTACTTTGTCAAGTAATTTGACTATGATGGATGCTACAGAATATGCTAGTCGAGTTGCTTCAGGAGACGTAACTAGAAAAGCTGCTGCGATTGCTGATGCATTAGCTAACGGTAAGTCACAAGCTGAAGCTAATGCGGCTGGTGAAGCTGCTAAATTTGATCAAGGAGGTAGATCTTATAATTGGGAAGATGCAATTCTTCAATCAGGTTTGACTAGTAATCATGATTTAGCGTTTACAAAGTCTACAGAGAATTCGTCAACTCGTTTCGCTGTTGGTGCTTCTAATACTGAAGGGATTGTAAAAAATACAGGATTAGACAAGTATACTTTAGCTTTCAATAACTCTAATGATTTCTTTGGCGGAGCTTTGAAAGTTGATACTAAAGTTAATTATGCTAGTTTGAGAGATAAAGCGTCTTTAATTTCAAACAATGCAGGATATATTGGGAATGTTATTGGGGCAGCATTATACTGGAATCCAACTTTACCTATTTACAACACTAATGGTTCTTATTACACAAAAAGTAATACTTACATTAACCCAGTTCATTTATTGAATGCTTACACAGATTACACTAATACTAACAAATTATTAGCAAGTATTAAATCTACTTTGAAGCTTAATGACAATTTGAACTATCAATTTTTATTTGGTATAGAGACTTCTAATTCAGCTAGAAAATTCCAATTAAACCCAACTATTGATATTCAAAATGTAGCACAAGCAACTCCTCCTGGAGCATCTTCTGCTAAATTTGGTCAAGCAGGAATTTCAAATGTTGAAAAATTTAACAAAACATTTGAGCATACTTTGAACTACAACAAAACGTTCAATGATAATTTTGTAATGGATGCATTATTGGGTTATTCTTACTACCAATACAATGCTAATGGTAATGATGTGTCTGCAAAAGGATTTTCTGCAAATCAAATGAATTTAATTGACAATATTGAAGGAGGTTTACAAAACGAATACCGTGCGTCTTCATGGAAAAATCAAGTAGAATTACAATCTTTCTTTGGAAGGGTAAATGCTACTTTATACAAAAAATTCCTAGTAACAGCTACAATGCGTGCTGACGGTTCTACTAAATTAGGTAAAAACAACAAATATGGCTCTTTTCCATCTGTAGGTTTGGGTTACAAAGTATTTGAAGACAAAGCAGGTTTAGTAAACAGTTTGAAACTAAGAGCTAACTATGGTATCACTGGTAACCAAGAGTTTGCTGTGAATTCAGCAGTTGCTCGTGCTTCTTACGGAAACAATGGTTCGTTAAATGTGGATACTAATGCTAACCCTGATTTGAAATGGGAAACTACTACTTCTTCAGGTGTAGGAGTTGATTTCGGCTTATTGAATAACAGATTGACAGGTACTGTAGATTATTTCCAAAGAGATACTCAGGATTTAATTTTCCCTGTACCATCAGCAGCTACTCAACCAGGTCCACCATCACCTCGATTTGTAAATTTACCAGGAAACTTGATCAACAAAGGTCTTGAGGTAAGTGCAAACTACAAAATTATCGATTCAGAAAAATTAACTTGGGATGTTGCTGCTAATGCCTCTTTCTTGAGTAATAAAATGGAAAACTTCGCTGGATTCATCCAAGCAGGTGCTTTAAATGGTCAAGGTTTGACAGGAGCTTATGCGCAAGTAGTTACTAATAATCAACCAATCTACAGCTACTATATGTACGAGTGGAGAGGATATGACTCTACAGGAGCTTCTATCTATGCAGATGCAGCAGGTGCTGATGCATCTTTAGGTTTAGCGGCTAAAAAATTAGTTGGAAAACAAGGGTTGCCAAAAATGAACTTAGGTTTTTCTACTAATGTAACCTACAAAAACTTTGATGCAGCGGTTTCATTCTACGGAGCATTTGGTCACTATTTATACAACAATACTTCAAATGCGTATTTCTTTAAAGGAGCATTTGAAGGTGGAAGAAATGTACCTAGCAGTGTAGCTACTTCAGCTCAAGCTCAAGGAGATCCTAACTCACCTTCTACTAAATACTTAGAGAAAGGAGATTTCTTAAGAATGGGTAACTTGACCGTAGGATATACTTTCAACGGTGCTGCTTTAGAGAAAATGAAAATCAAATCAGCGCGTTTCTTTGTAAACGGTCAAAACTTATTGTTGTTCACCAACTACTCTGGATTTGATCCTGAAGTGAATACTGATAAATCAATGAATGGAGTTCCATCTGCTGGTATTGATTACTTATCATATCCACGTTCAAAAGCAATTGCTTTAGGTCTTAATGTAACTTTTTAA
- a CDS encoding glycoside hydrolase family 32 protein, whose product MEFKRNKTVAVRLFISSLLALQGIAQEIHPISISSKETIAVDSTQYYKEPFRPQFHFSPEKKWMNDPNGLLYYKGIYHLFYQYYPEDIVWGPMHWGHATSTDLIHWQHKKMALFPDHLGYIFSGSAVMDVNNTSGLGTKENPPMIAIFTYHNMEFEKSGKINTQTQGLAYSLDEGTTWKKYEANPIINNTTFRDFRDPKVFWNEDAKIWNLVLVAGDRAQFYTSNNLLHWKLEGEFGQNNGAHGGVWECPDLFKLKIDGTQEEKWVLLVSINPGAPNGGSGIQYFIGDFDGKTFTTAQKEIKWVDYGTDNYAGVTYNDAPKNERVFLGWMSNWNYARNTPTTNWRSAMTLARTLSLSTINGDYVLQSKPVEPFKKQLTTDYSKEKIEIEKGNEKTFVYSKLNQSQIQFNAKNKNLKLIFTNEANDLLVLNYDAKKQIFEIDRRHSGKVNFEKSFGEKIHTTLTPNLGSKSLDFQIILDWSSIEIFLNQGVYTFTEQLFPNQPYTKLIIQSSENQEIKNIYFQSVKGIW is encoded by the coding sequence ATGGAATTTAAAAGAAATAAAACAGTAGCCGTTCGCTTATTCATAAGCAGCCTATTGGCTTTACAAGGCATAGCGCAAGAAATACATCCTATTTCAATTTCATCAAAAGAAACTATCGCTGTTGACTCTACTCAATATTACAAAGAACCTTTTAGACCACAATTTCATTTTTCGCCCGAAAAAAAATGGATGAACGACCCTAACGGATTGTTGTACTATAAAGGAATCTACCATTTATTTTACCAATATTACCCAGAGGATATTGTTTGGGGCCCTATGCATTGGGGACATGCCACGAGCACAGATTTAATTCATTGGCAACACAAAAAAATGGCTTTATTTCCAGATCATTTAGGATACATCTTTTCGGGTAGTGCCGTAATGGATGTAAATAACACTTCAGGTCTTGGTACCAAAGAAAACCCTCCAATGATTGCTATTTTCACCTACCACAATATGGAATTTGAAAAATCAGGTAAAATCAACACACAAACCCAAGGCTTAGCATACAGTTTAGACGAAGGAACAACTTGGAAAAAATATGAGGCGAACCCCATTATCAATAATACAACTTTTCGTGACTTCAGAGACCCTAAAGTATTTTGGAACGAAGATGCCAAAATATGGAACTTAGTTTTAGTTGCGGGAGATCGTGCTCAATTTTATACGTCCAACAACTTGCTTCATTGGAAACTAGAAGGGGAGTTTGGACAAAACAATGGCGCACACGGAGGCGTTTGGGAATGCCCTGACCTATTCAAACTAAAGATAGACGGAACTCAAGAAGAAAAATGGGTACTTTTAGTAAGCATTAATCCAGGAGCGCCCAATGGCGGTTCAGGTATCCAATATTTTATTGGCGATTTTGACGGAAAAACGTTTACAACTGCGCAAAAAGAAATAAAATGGGTAGACTACGGAACCGATAATTACGCAGGTGTTACTTACAACGATGCGCCCAAGAACGAACGCGTATTTTTAGGCTGGATGAGTAACTGGAATTATGCTCGAAATACGCCAACAACCAATTGGAGAAGCGCAATGACTTTAGCTAGAACGCTATCTCTTTCAACAATTAATGGAGATTATGTACTACAAAGCAAACCAGTTGAACCGTTCAAAAAGCAATTAACTACAGACTACTCAAAAGAAAAAATTGAAATTGAAAAAGGAAATGAAAAAACTTTCGTTTACTCTAAATTGAATCAATCTCAAATTCAATTCAATGCCAAAAACAAAAATCTGAAATTGATTTTTACAAATGAAGCAAATGACTTGCTTGTACTAAATTACGATGCCAAAAAACAAATTTTTGAAATTGACAGACGCCATTCGGGCAAGGTTAATTTTGAGAAGAGTTTTGGAGAAAAAATTCACACCACTCTTACTCCCAATTTGGGTTCAAAATCACTAGATTTTCAAATTATTTTAGATTGGTCTTCGATTGAAATTTTCTTAAACCAAGGAGTGTACACTTTTACTGAACAACTTTTTCCAAATCAACCCTATACAAAATTAATTATTCAGTCTTCTGAAAATCAAGAAATTAAAAATATCTATTTTCAATCTGTAAAAGGAATTTGGTAA
- a CDS encoding RagB/SusD family nutrient uptake outer membrane protein, producing the protein MKRNNIIKGFLYLGIASFSIGCTNLDEKILDGVSNDTSGGGTINTAALLETAYNGLRDFNGQGGVYALNEMSTDAMVGPTRGGDWDDNGVWRQIHTQTWAPDHGEVRGAWNSLLSNVYNCNLIIENGGTTAQKVEARFLRAWYYYNIVDLFGQAPYRPAGSALTEDPKVWSRSEATDFIISELEAIVNSLPNRTANDASIANKDAAHFLLAKVYLNKGVFKASNPAGPYTFDAADMTKVVQHVDAITNTLSTDYWSNFETNNNTSSEIIFSSKNIQGGDGGNMQSKWRMCNHYNQSPSGWNGFTTVADYYSTFNTSDKRISYSTPTILSNFGNPVGFLVGQIKNGKNIDAKGSPKDANGNAYTNLAAGTLNLKDRNGNPLVFTSAITLITSGTTLETAGIRGIKYVPDAVNIEKPDNDLVLMRYSDALLMKAEAITRGGTGTGVATILSNLATRAGVTAAAATLDGIYAERGRELWWEGWRRNDAIRFGKFLAARALKPYASDAKYLLYPIPADALFNSNLSQNPGY; encoded by the coding sequence ATGAAAAGAAATAATATAATAAAAGGATTTTTATACTTAGGTATAGCTTCTTTTAGCATCGGGTGTACTAACTTAGATGAAAAAATCTTAGATGGTGTTTCCAATGATACTTCTGGAGGAGGAACTATTAATACAGCTGCACTTTTAGAAACTGCATACAATGGTTTACGTGATTTCAATGGTCAAGGAGGAGTGTATGCCTTGAATGAAATGTCAACGGATGCTATGGTAGGTCCTACTCGTGGAGGTGACTGGGATGATAATGGAGTGTGGAGACAAATTCATACGCAAACTTGGGCGCCTGACCATGGTGAAGTTAGAGGGGCTTGGAATTCCTTATTATCAAATGTTTACAATTGTAATTTGATAATTGAAAATGGTGGGACTACCGCTCAAAAAGTTGAAGCTCGTTTCTTGCGTGCTTGGTACTACTATAACATTGTAGATTTATTTGGTCAAGCACCATACAGACCAGCAGGTTCAGCTTTAACAGAAGATCCAAAAGTTTGGTCTCGTTCTGAAGCTACAGATTTTATTATCTCTGAATTGGAGGCTATCGTTAATAGTTTGCCAAACAGAACAGCTAACGATGCAAGTATTGCAAATAAAGATGCGGCTCACTTTTTGTTAGCTAAAGTATATTTGAACAAAGGAGTATTCAAAGCTTCTAATCCTGCGGGACCTTATACTTTTGATGCCGCGGATATGACTAAAGTGGTACAACACGTTGATGCTATTACAAATACTTTATCAACGGATTACTGGTCTAATTTTGAAACTAATAACAATACTTCTAGTGAAATAATTTTCTCTTCAAAAAATATCCAAGGTGGAGATGGAGGAAATATGCAATCTAAATGGAGGATGTGTAATCATTATAACCAGAGCCCTTCAGGCTGGAATGGATTTACTACAGTAGCTGATTACTATAGTACATTTAACACATCTGATAAACGTATTAGTTATTCTACACCTACTATACTTTCTAATTTCGGAAATCCTGTTGGATTCTTGGTAGGTCAAATCAAAAACGGTAAAAATATTGACGCAAAAGGAAGTCCTAAAGATGCTAATGGTAATGCTTACACAAATTTAGCAGCAGGTACTTTAAATTTGAAAGACAGAAATGGTAATCCTTTAGTGTTTACTTCTGCTATTACTTTGATTACTTCTGGGACTACATTAGAAACAGCTGGTATTCGTGGTATCAAATACGTTCCTGATGCTGTTAATATTGAAAAACCTGATAATGATTTAGTATTAATGCGTTATTCAGATGCCTTATTAATGAAAGCAGAAGCTATCACTAGAGGTGGTACAGGTACTGGAGTAGCTACAATTTTATCTAATCTTGCAACTAGAGCGGGTGTTACTGCAGCTGCTGCAACTTTGGATGGTATTTATGCTGAAAGAGGTAGAGAATTATGGTGGGAAGGATGGAGAAGAAACGATGCAATTCGTTTTGGAAAATTCTTAGCTGCTAGAGCTTTGAAACCATATGCTTCAGATGCTAAATATTTATTGTATCCAATTCCTGCGGATGCATTATTTAACTCTAATTTATCTCAAAATCCTGGTTATTAA